Genomic segment of Candidatus Marinimicrobia bacterium CG08_land_8_20_14_0_20_45_22:
CAATATTTGGTGGTGTTTTAAGGAAATGGTGTCAGAAAGTTGGCTTTCTGGGTGACAAAGAGGACTTTCCCGATGTTGGATCGCGTTCGGAAAAGATTTCAGTTAAAAAAGCTCGGAGCTTTTTAGTAAATTTTTATTTAGGTGAAGAAAGAGGCCGAGAATTGAATTCTTCTGAGTTAGATCGGAATGTTTATGAACCTTACTTGGTTGAGACAGGTGTAAAAACAGGAACAGATAGAGAAATAATTGCTGACCCGGCTTATGAAAAGATCATGAATCAACGAGATATTCTCAGCGACGAGTCCTTACTTAAGGCTGGTCAAAGATTCCTTGCCTTGCATAATGCACAGTATCGGGCGGTTTCAGATCCTAAAACATCTATCAAGAAGATAAAAGGCTACAAAAATAAGACGTTTGTTGAGTCGGTGTTATGTGGTTGGAGTTATGTGGCTGGCTTATTGCAATCTCACCCTGAACGTTTAGAGAACCATTACCGTATTCCTAAGACTTCTGGCAAAATTCCCGATCCCCTTAATGCTAAAGAGATGTCGACATATAAGCATGATAAAGATGAGGCTACTTATCGAGGACTCGGAACGCGATCTGCCTTAAGAGATAGACAAAGGGTTGCACAATTATTCTTAGCAAAAAGTTTAGAAGAAAATGTGACGATTGACTCCAAATTTATGGATAAGGCCGTTAGCCAAGTTATTGGATTGCTATCTTTATCTCAAGGATATGCTTAAAATGCGCGAGTTCAGAGATTATCTTAGATATGCTCGTAAATACTTATCATCGGCAGAGGACAAAATCCAAAAACAGGAAGATGCTGAATGGCTTCTCATTCCGGCGATAATTTTAGCATGGTCGGCGATGGAATCGTTTGTCAATAATCGTTGTAATGATTTGAGTTCTCTGCCTAGTGATATGTTTGAGATGCATGAGAAGGCATTTCTTCAAGAAAAACGTCTGCGTTTTGAAGATAGCGGGGCGAACATAGGTAAATTCGTTTTGGAAGGTAATGAATATCAAGCTCTGGAGAATAAGATATTTTTTCTTCTGTCCAAGATGGGTTCTCACGATGCAACCAACTTAAAGGGTGGTGCACTTTGGCAACGTTTTAAGTCTTTCAAAGATGTTAGAGATAGTCTGGCGCACCCAAGGCGTGATACGGAAATAGTCTTAACCATACAAGTAGTTAATGACTTTATTGAAACTGCTCAGGAATTAATTCAAGTGATTTCGGAGCGAATCTGGAAAATGAGATTGGATTTTTAAGCGAAGTGCAAAAGCGCCTCACGACCATGAAGCCGAATATAACACCGCGAAGGAGAAAAGTCTTATGCCACGACTGACTGAACAAGAACAGCAAGAAATCGTCCGCTTTATCGAGGCAGATAGGCCGTTGCCGGAGAAGTACCGCTTTCTGCTGTTCGAGGACAAGCGCGAGGTCGAACTGGTCTGGAACGGCAAGTCGAGCGAGGTCTGCAATATCGTACTGCCCTTCCAGGTTATCGAGCAGGTGGATGAGCCGCGTGTGGAGAAGCCGGAAGATGGCGGGATGCAAGGGGGGCTTTTCGATTTTCGCGGCCGCCAGCTCAAGGGCTGGACGAACAAGTTGATCTGGGGTGACAACAAACTCATCCTTTCGTCGCTGAAGAACGGTCCGCTGCGAGAGGAGATCGAAAAGCAGGGCGGCCTCAAACTCATCTACATCGACCCGCCGTTCGACGTCGGCGCCGACTTCTCCATGGACATCGAGATTGGCGGAGACACCTTCACCAAGAAGCCCAATATCCTCGAAGAAATCGCCTACCGCGACACCTGGGGCAAAGGCGCGGATTCCTTCATCGCCATGATCTACGAGCGGCTGGTGCTGATGCGGGATTTGCTGGCGGAGGATGGCAGTATTTATGTGCATTGCGATTATCGGGTTAGTGCATACATGCGCCTTGTTATCGACGAGTTGTTTGGTAAACAAAACCACCAAAACGAGATCATTTGGCATTTTATAAAAGGTGCAAGTGGTAATGACAGGTTTGGCAGAAAACACCAGACGATATTTTGGTATGCCAAATCAGCAGAAGATCTGATCTTTAATCGAAAGGAAATTGGTGTCGCTTATAACCCCGAAACCATCGCTCGGGCTCAGCGTGGCGAGGCGAGATATAACGTTACTGCTGAAGAGTTGGAGGAGCGAGGGAAAAACCCGGGTGATGTTTGGTCTGACTTGCATCCCGTGCAAGGAAATTCAATTGAAAATACCGGTTACGCTACACAGAAACCAGAATCATTTTTGGAAAGAATTATTAGGGCATCCTCCAACGAAAACGATCTCGTTGCCGACTTCTTCTGCGGCTCCGGCACGACGGCGGCGGTGGCGGAGAAACTGGGGCGCAAGTGGATCGTCAGCGACCTGGGCAAGTTCGCCATCCACACGACGCGCAAGCGGCTGATCGGCGTCCAGCGGCAGCTCAAGGCCGAGGGCAAGGACTATCGGGCCTTTGAAATCCTCAACCTGGGCAAGTACGAGCGCCAGCATTATATCGGCATCAACCCCAACCTGCGCGAGGAAGAGCAGCGCAAGCAAATCGAAGAGAAGGAAGCGGCGTTCGTCGACCTTATCCTGCGGGCCTACCGGGCAGAAAAGACGACGGGCTTCGCGGCATTTCACGGCAAGCGGGCCGGGCGGCTGGTGGCCGTCGGTCCTGTCAACCTGCCGGTGACGCGTCTCTTCGTCGAAGAGATCATCCTGGAATGCCGAAAGAAGCACATCACCAAGGTGGACATTTTGGGCTTCGAGTTCGAGATGGGGCTGTTCCCGAACGTGCTGGACGAGGCGCGGGCCAAGGGGATCGACATCGCGCCGAAGTACATCCCTGCCGAGGTGTTTGACAAGCGGGCGGTGGAGAAGAACCAGGTGGTGTTCCACGACGTGGCGGCCATCGAGGTCAAGCCACATGTCGCAAACAACAGCGTGGCGATGGAACTGACGGACTTTTCGGTGTTCTACTCGCAGGACTCGATTGCCAATGCTGAGGCGGAGATCAAGGACAAGGGCAGCCGGATCGTGGTGGAGAAGGGTCAGATCGTGAAGGTGAGTAAGGATGCGAACGGGATCGTCACCCGCGAAGTGCTCACCAAGAACTGGACCGACTAGATCGATTACTGGTCGGTGGACTTCGACTTTGAGAGCAAACGGGAAATCATCCGGGTGAAGAATGAGGAAACCGGCGAATGGGAAGAACGCTGGACGGGGGATTACATCTTTGAGAACGAGTGGCAGTCTTTCCGCACCAAGAAAGACCGGTCGCTGGAAATGAAAAGCGTCTTCCACGAATGCACGCCGGGGCGGCGGAAGATCGCGGTAAAGGTGGTGGACATTTTCGGCAATGACACGATGACGATTATTGAGGTGACGGTGTGAATGTCCTCGAAGAAGAGAGAGATAAATTTGCTAAAATAATCCAAAAGTATCTGGAAAAGCAACCGGTAATTATACTTGGAACAGGCGCTACGATTCCTTTTGGCATGCCCTCAATGCCGGAGCTTGCAAGCCATTTGAAAGTATCTATTACTGATGGATCGACCGAATGGGGTTTATTTTTATCTGAGTTAGAAAAAACAGGCGATTTGGAAAAAGCACTTCAAAATACTCCAATAAATCCAACATTGACTAAAAAAATAATAATCGGCACATGGGAGTTTGTAAACCAGAAGGATTTAGCGTTTTATAAAAATTTGGTCGATGAAAAGGAAAAGAATTTTCCTCTTAAAGATTTGTTCTCAAAATTACTCCAATCGCATCCAAAGCATGTAAAAGTAATCACAACTAACTACGATAGAGTTGCAGAGTATGCCGCAGATTTAGCAGAAGCAAATATCCATACAGGCTTTTCGGGAAGATATCTGCTAAACTTCACTCAAAACTATCTTCAAAGTCATCCTAATCAGAACAGAGCAGATATTTGGAAAGTACATGGTTCGTTAGATTGGTTCAATCGAGAAAACAATCTTTCTTTCTCGTCTCCATTGGCTA
This window contains:
- a CDS encoding SIR2 family protein — protein: MNVLEEERDKFAKIIQKYLEKQPVIILGTGATIPFGMPSMPELASHLKVSITDGSTEWGLFLSELEKTGDLEKALQNTPINPTLTKKIIIGTWEFVNQKDLAFYKNLVDEKEKNFPLKDLFSKLLQSHPKHVKVITTNYDRVAEYAADLAEANIHTGFSGRYLLNFTQNYLQSHPNQNRADIWKVHGSLDWFNRENNLSFSSPLAKEIPENTAPLIVTPGIIKYQQTHLEPYRTVMNEADKALIQASCFLCIGYGFNDEHVQPKLLGQVKKGRPIVTIVQKLTETGEKLLLQNPAKSIILEKAGDNSTFFHYYEDNVYKKETMAGNFWRLGEFLNLWL